From Nitrospirota bacterium, a single genomic window includes:
- the nrdR gene encoding transcriptional regulator NrdR, with amino-acid sequence MKCPFCDELEDKVVDSRMAKEGEVIRRRRECLGCKRRYTTYERVEEILPVVVKKDGRRESFDRSKILAGLKKACEKRPISTATIETVTDRIEKRIQEMGETEIESRIVGEELMKELHQLDQVAYVRFASVYREFKDIDQFMDELRTLAQQRRDR; translated from the coding sequence GTGAAATGTCCGTTCTGCGATGAACTCGAAGATAAGGTCGTCGACTCGCGTATGGCGAAGGAAGGCGAGGTCATTCGCCGTCGCCGCGAATGTCTCGGCTGCAAGCGCCGCTACACCACCTACGAACGCGTCGAGGAAATCCTCCCCGTCGTGGTGAAAAAGGACGGACGCCGGGAATCCTTCGACCGCTCCAAGATTCTTGCCGGTCTCAAAAAAGCCTGCGAAAAACGCCCCATCAGCACCGCCACGATCGAAACCGTAACGGATCGCATCGAAAAGCGCATTCAGGAAATGGGCGAAACGGAAATCGAAAGCCGGATCGTGGGCGAAGAGCTGATGAAAGAGCTCCATCAGCTGGATCAAGTCGCTTATGTTCGCTTTGCGTCGGTCTACCGCGAATTCAAAGACATTGACCAGTTCATGGACGAGCTGAGAACGTTGGCCCAGCAACGCCGAGACCGGTGA
- a CDS encoding response regulator transcription factor — translation MEKIKVLIADDHRVVREGLAAILKTKDDILIVGEAQDGMEAVEKVKTLVPDVVLMDVSMPRMGGVEATRQIKREFPHIGIVALTMYDEQQYIFDLVRAGATGYLLKDSESSQIVAAIRAIYKGESLIHPSVASKILAEFSLMSQKKGKKPGWVEHDLTEREITVLRLVADGKTNKEIANNLDLSEKTVKNHVRNIFHKLQVYDRTQAAILAIRKGLIELDPRP, via the coding sequence ATGGAGAAGATTAAGGTGCTCATCGCGGACGACCATCGCGTCGTGCGCGAAGGACTGGCCGCCATCCTCAAGACGAAAGACGACATCCTCATCGTGGGCGAAGCCCAGGATGGCATGGAGGCCGTTGAAAAAGTGAAGACATTGGTCCCCGACGTGGTGCTGATGGACGTGAGCATGCCCAGGATGGGCGGGGTCGAAGCAACCAGACAGATCAAGCGCGAGTTCCCCCACATCGGGATCGTAGCTTTGACCATGTATGACGAGCAGCAATATATCTTCGACTTGGTGCGCGCCGGCGCCACCGGCTATCTCTTAAAAGACTCCGAATCTTCTCAGATCGTCGCCGCCATTCGGGCAATCTACAAAGGCGAATCATTGATCCATCCTTCTGTGGCGAGCAAGATTCTGGCTGAGTTTTCCTTAATGTCTCAAAAAAAGGGAAAGAAGCCTGGATGGGTCGAGCACGACCTGACGGAACGGGAGATCACAGTCCTTCGTTTGGTCGCGGACGGGAAGACCAACAAAGAGATCGCCAATAACTTGGATTTAAGCGAAAAGACCGTCAAAAACCACGTGCGGAATATCTTCCATAAGCTCCAAGTCTACGATCGCACTCAGGCCGCCATTTTGGCAATTCGGAAAGGACTTATCGAACTGGATCCCAGGCCCTAG
- a CDS encoding winged helix-turn-helix domain-containing protein, protein MEELTDILVGLEQRISAYKNRLQELEKKRRRLDDEIATIKKYLELAETLYRVEADKAKLASLSSQFYSDEKGGRQRPNTDVTDQSREILMGRSKYSGKSVAEAAYEMLREANRAMHAKELVQRLVEGGLQIKGKTPLTSVATSLKRDKRFKKVGPNTFEALEEALIHAV, encoded by the coding sequence GTGGAAGAACTTACCGACATATTGGTCGGTCTTGAACAGCGTATCAGCGCTTACAAGAACCGGCTGCAAGAGCTCGAAAAGAAGCGTCGTCGTTTGGATGACGAAATCGCTACGATCAAAAAATATTTGGAGTTGGCAGAAACGCTCTATCGCGTCGAAGCTGACAAAGCCAAGCTTGCCAGCCTTTCCAGTCAATTCTACTCAGATGAAAAAGGCGGTCGCCAGCGACCGAATACGGATGTCACCGACCAGTCGAGGGAGATCCTCATGGGGCGGAGCAAGTATTCGGGGAAAAGCGTGGCGGAAGCCGCATACGAAATGCTCCGCGAGGCGAATCGCGCGATGCACGCAAAAGAGCTTGTGCAGCGATTGGTCGAGGGGGGCCTCCAGATCAAGGGGAAGACGCCGCTGACATCAGTGGCCACTTCCTTGAAGCGGGATAAGCGGTTTAAGAAAGTCGGTCCGAATACGTTTGAAGCATTGGAAGAAGCATTGATTCACGCAGTGTAG
- the lpxC gene encoding UDP-3-O-acyl-N-acetylglucosamine deacetylase, translating into MRLQQTLANPVSCTGTGLHSGEPVTLTLRPAPVNTGVVFVNRKSANGASLAASIEHLVATELCTAISGNGFQVKTIEHILAALAGLGIDNVYVDVNAGEAPVMDGSSAHFVRLIQSAGIVAQNRRQPYLKITRPLEVIDGNRRVRIEPSATTKVTYSIHYNHPLIQTQTYTYEHSAQAFEREIADARTFGFLQEVEALWARGLGQGGNLDNTIVLSHDGILNESGLRFPNEFVRHKILDLIGDFSLLGLPFIGHIIAERSGHAIHTRLVQQILNHPDSWVLLNADETVAASEPRSAMTAPRSASMVALQAS; encoded by the coding sequence GTGCGGCTTCAGCAAACGTTAGCAAATCCGGTGAGTTGTACGGGAACTGGGCTCCATTCCGGAGAGCCGGTTACTCTCACGCTCAGGCCTGCCCCGGTCAATACCGGCGTAGTCTTCGTCAACAGAAAGAGTGCGAATGGAGCCTCTCTCGCGGCCTCCATCGAGCATCTTGTGGCGACCGAGCTCTGCACCGCCATCAGTGGCAATGGATTTCAGGTCAAGACGATCGAGCATATACTGGCGGCCTTGGCTGGACTCGGCATCGACAACGTCTATGTGGACGTTAATGCCGGTGAGGCGCCCGTCATGGACGGCAGCTCGGCGCATTTCGTTCGCTTGATCCAATCAGCAGGAATTGTCGCGCAGAATCGCCGGCAGCCCTATCTGAAAATTACCCGGCCTCTCGAAGTGATCGATGGAAACCGTCGCGTCCGCATTGAGCCCTCTGCGACAACTAAAGTCACCTATTCCATCCACTACAACCACCCGTTGATCCAGACTCAGACCTACACCTACGAACACTCGGCTCAGGCGTTTGAGCGTGAAATTGCGGATGCCAGAACCTTCGGCTTCTTGCAGGAAGTGGAAGCGCTATGGGCGCGCGGGCTCGGCCAGGGCGGCAACCTGGACAATACCATCGTCCTTTCTCATGACGGAATTCTCAACGAATCAGGCCTTCGCTTCCCCAATGAATTCGTCCGGCACAAGATCCTGGATCTGATCGGAGACTTTTCGCTGCTCGGCCTGCCCTTTATCGGACACATCATCGCCGAGCGTTCCGGCCATGCGATCCATACTCGCCTCGTTCAGCAGATTCTCAACCACCCCGATAGCTGGGTATTGCTCAACGCCGACGAAACCGTTGCCGCGTCTGAGCCACGTTCAGCCATGACCGCACCTCGATCCGCATCGATGGTGGCACTCCAAGCCTCGTAA
- a CDS encoding sensor histidine kinase, with protein MPTTKTKPSRRPRKARAPSGTHVAIIGAGRGGTALIEIFASDPLVQIVGVAEVQKNAPGIALAKRLGIPVTRDYRKLLDLERVDLIIDVSGDAKVWQLLQDFHRMGVTIIGGASAKFMWELIGARIRATAEIEKTLNKYQSLYRLYVKETSVAVTEERTRIACEMHDGLVQSLAGVNFKLDLSQQLIRKDPKASLATLRESKAQLKLAIQEARQVIFNLRPLHYDKMELLPALTNYLTSYETQYHIKTQFRVSGDEQILFPRTKIFLFRIVQEALSNVERHAKATRVTVGLDIDPERLRVTIGDNGVGFDMDTVLRDPDKWDHFGIRGILERARLVGGEGKIESKKGRGTTIVVDVPLVKKETILDGED; from the coding sequence ATGCCGACAACCAAGACCAAACCTTCCAGACGACCACGTAAAGCTCGGGCGCCCAGCGGCACGCATGTGGCGATCATCGGCGCCGGCCGCGGCGGTACGGCGCTGATCGAAATCTTTGCGTCAGACCCGCTCGTGCAAATCGTAGGCGTGGCCGAAGTCCAGAAAAATGCCCCTGGCATCGCCCTGGCAAAGCGGCTCGGCATTCCCGTGACCCGCGATTACCGCAAACTCCTGGATCTCGAGCGCGTGGATCTCATTATCGACGTATCGGGCGATGCCAAGGTCTGGCAACTGCTCCAAGACTTTCACCGCATGGGCGTCACAATCATCGGCGGAGCCAGCGCCAAGTTCATGTGGGAACTCATCGGAGCCCGCATCCGCGCGACGGCAGAGATCGAGAAGACTTTAAATAAATACCAATCGCTCTATCGACTCTACGTCAAGGAAACCAGTGTGGCAGTCACGGAGGAACGGACCCGCATCGCCTGCGAAATGCACGACGGCCTCGTGCAGAGTTTGGCCGGCGTGAACTTCAAGCTGGACCTGAGCCAGCAATTGATTCGAAAAGATCCGAAAGCCAGCCTGGCCACTTTGCGCGAAAGCAAAGCCCAGCTCAAACTGGCTATTCAGGAGGCGCGGCAGGTCATTTTCAATCTCCGTCCTCTCCACTACGACAAGATGGAGCTGCTCCCGGCCCTCACGAACTATCTCACCTCGTACGAGACGCAGTATCACATCAAGACGCAATTCCGCGTATCCGGCGATGAGCAGATCCTCTTCCCTCGCACCAAGATTTTCCTGTTTCGCATTGTGCAAGAAGCCCTCAGCAACGTGGAGCGGCACGCGAAGGCGACCCGGGTCACCGTGGGCCTGGACATCGACCCTGAACGCCTCCGGGTCACCATCGGGGACAACGGCGTGGGGTTCGACATGGACACCGTCCTGCGCGATCCTGACAAATGGGACCACTTCGGGATTCGCGGCATCCTGGAGCGGGCGCGACTCGTCGGCGGCGAAGGCAAGATCGAATCGAAAAAAGGGCGTGGCACGACCATCGTCGTTGACGTCCCGCTCGTAAAAAAGGAGACGATACTCGATGGAGAAGATTAA